From Alienimonas californiensis, a single genomic window includes:
- the rplF gene encoding 50S ribosomal protein L6 → MSRIGKQPVAVPDGVTVAVNNGSVNVKGPKGDLTFAPHPNMTVTLADDGKSVSVSRPNDQAQNRALHGLTRSLIDNMVTGVKEPFERKLEIRGVGYNARLNGSTLSLQVGFANTIMLTVPDGVECTLPDQTHVIVRSPDKQKCGQFAANVRKVRPPEPYKGKGIRYDGEQVKQKAGKAFGSGGK, encoded by the coding sequence ATGTCTCGTATCGGCAAGCAGCCGGTCGCCGTACCGGACGGCGTGACCGTCGCCGTCAACAACGGCTCCGTCAACGTGAAGGGCCCGAAGGGCGATCTGACCTTCGCCCCGCACCCGAACATGACCGTGACGCTCGCCGACGACGGCAAGAGCGTCTCGGTCTCCCGGCCGAACGACCAAGCACAGAACCGCGCCCTGCACGGGCTGACGCGGTCGCTGATCGACAACATGGTGACCGGCGTGAAGGAGCCGTTCGAGCGCAAGCTGGAGATTCGCGGCGTCGGTTACAACGCCCGGCTCAACGGCAGCACGCTCTCGTTGCAGGTCGGCTTCGCCAACACGATCATGCTGACGGTGCCGGACGGTGTGGAATGCACGCTACCGGACCAAACCCACGTGATCGTCCGCAGCCCGGACAAGCAGAAGTGCGGGCAGTTCGCGGCCAACGTCCGCAAGGTGCGTCCGCCCGAACCCTACAAAGGCAAGGGCATCCGCTACGACGGCGAGCAGGTCAAGCAGAAGGCCGGTAAGGCGTTCGGCTCCGGCGGCAAGTAG
- the rplR gene encoding 50S ribosomal protein L18 translates to MPTQKKLAQTRARRGYRVRNRIRKFAAGRPRLTVFRSNKHTYAQLIDDVAGRTLAAASTAESASGGKAAGDADSAKKVGQLIAERAKEAGVTEVVFDRGRYAFHGRVAAVAQGARDGGLSF, encoded by the coding sequence ATGCCGACCCAGAAGAAACTCGCCCAGACCCGCGCCCGCCGCGGCTACCGCGTGCGCAACCGGATCCGCAAGTTTGCGGCCGGCCGGCCGCGGCTGACGGTGTTCCGCTCCAACAAGCACACCTACGCCCAGCTGATCGACGACGTCGCCGGTCGCACCTTGGCCGCCGCCAGCACGGCCGAATCGGCCTCCGGCGGCAAAGCCGCGGGTGACGCCGATTCCGCGAAGAAGGTTGGCCAGTTGATCGCCGAGCGGGCTAAGGAAGCCGGCGTGACCGAGGTTGTGTTCGACCGCGGTCGCTACGCCTTCCACGGCCGCGTCGCCGCGGTCGCCCAGGGCGCCCGCGACGGCGGCCTCTCGTTCTAA
- the rpsE gene encoding 30S ribosomal protein S5, giving the protein MSQGRGDSPEKTVQIRRCSCVVKGGRRFSFTALVVTGNSQGKVGYGYGKAIEVPLAIEKATKQANRQLKDVPVVDGTIPHKVIGSYRSSKVILIPARPGTGIIAGEAVRAVVESAGVTDILTKSIGSSNPVNLVKAVMDGLQSLRTRDTVATLRGVEL; this is encoded by the coding sequence ATGTCTCAAGGCCGCGGCGATTCGCCGGAAAAGACCGTCCAGATTCGCCGCTGCTCCTGTGTGGTGAAGGGCGGTCGGCGCTTCAGCTTCACGGCGCTGGTGGTGACCGGGAACTCCCAGGGCAAGGTCGGTTACGGCTACGGCAAGGCGATCGAGGTGCCGCTGGCGATTGAGAAGGCCACGAAGCAGGCCAATCGCCAGTTGAAGGACGTTCCGGTGGTTGACGGCACGATCCCGCACAAGGTGATCGGCTCCTATCGCAGCAGCAAGGTGATTCTGATCCCGGCCCGTCCCGGTACCGGCATCATCGCCGGCGAGGCGGTGCGGGCGGTCGTCGAGAGCGCCGGGGTGACGGACATCCTCACGAAGTCCATCGGCTCCTCGAACCCGGTGAACCTGGTCAAGGCGGTAATGGACGGTCTGCAGTCCCTGCGGACCCGCGACACCGTCGCCACGCTCCGCGGCGTCGAGCTCTAA
- the secY gene encoding preprotein translocase subunit SecY: MFNKLVTVFRIPELRRKILLTLILLAVYRMGFSIPLPFIDQDQLAALQAKSQGDSNDPTGRVLQVVSLFSASSLSNATIFGLGIMPYISASIIFQLLGSVYPPLEKLQKEGESGRRKITEWTRYATVLICIGQSYFWIKQLSSGSLTGQKLIMTEYDWWLYYMLGTVVMTAGTIFLMWIGEQIDAYGIGNGISLLIMAGILAQMPGAGYDLLQPAFKNGIALGSEMGIDTLLLLTLLFAGVIAWVVFITQGQRRIPIQSQKHVRGRRSAGGQRQSLPLRVNQAGVMPIIFASSLLMFPYFIFNYLQQVFPNIGVLQELNAAFGGQGFIYNLLYVVLIYFFCYFWTAITFNPKDMAENLKDYGSFIPGYRPGARTANHLEAVMVRITYVGAAFLALVAIIPAIISSYLGVPPMAASFYGGTGLLIVVSVVLDLVQKIDSHLVMRNYPGLLDAEN; encoded by the coding sequence ATGTTCAATAAGCTCGTCACCGTCTTCCGCATCCCCGAGTTGCGGCGGAAGATCCTGCTCACGCTGATTCTCCTGGCGGTTTACCGCATGGGGTTCAGCATCCCCCTGCCGTTCATCGACCAGGATCAGCTCGCCGCCCTCCAGGCGAAGAGCCAGGGCGACAGCAACGATCCGACCGGCCGCGTGCTGCAGGTCGTCAGTCTGTTCTCGGCGTCCAGCCTGTCGAACGCGACGATCTTCGGCCTGGGGATCATGCCGTATATCTCGGCGAGCATCATCTTCCAGTTGCTCGGCAGCGTGTACCCGCCCCTGGAGAAGCTGCAGAAGGAGGGCGAAAGCGGGCGACGAAAGATTACGGAGTGGACCCGCTACGCCACGGTGCTGATCTGTATCGGGCAGAGTTATTTCTGGATCAAGCAGCTCTCCAGCGGCAGCCTGACCGGTCAGAAGCTCATCATGACCGAGTACGACTGGTGGCTGTATTACATGCTCGGCACGGTCGTGATGACCGCCGGTACGATCTTCCTGATGTGGATCGGCGAGCAGATCGACGCCTACGGCATCGGCAACGGCATCAGTCTGCTGATCATGGCGGGCATCCTCGCCCAGATGCCCGGCGCCGGGTACGACCTGCTGCAACCGGCCTTCAAGAACGGCATCGCGCTGGGCTCGGAGATGGGCATCGACACGCTGTTGCTACTCACACTGCTCTTCGCAGGGGTGATCGCCTGGGTGGTGTTCATCACCCAGGGGCAGCGCCGCATTCCGATTCAGAGCCAGAAGCACGTCCGCGGGCGCCGCAGCGCCGGCGGTCAGCGGCAGAGCCTGCCGCTGCGGGTGAACCAGGCCGGCGTCATGCCGATCATCTTCGCCAGCAGTCTGCTGATGTTCCCCTACTTCATTTTCAACTACCTCCAGCAGGTGTTCCCGAACATCGGCGTGTTGCAGGAGTTGAACGCCGCGTTCGGCGGGCAGGGCTTCATCTATAACCTGCTGTACGTCGTGCTGATCTACTTCTTCTGCTACTTCTGGACGGCGATCACCTTCAATCCGAAGGACATGGCGGAGAACCTGAAGGACTACGGCTCCTTCATCCCCGGTTACCGCCCCGGCGCCCGGACGGCGAACCATCTGGAAGCGGTGATGGTCCGTATCACCTACGTCGGGGCCGCGTTCCTGGCGCTGGTCGCCATCATCCCGGCGATCATCAGCTCCTACCTCGGCGTTCCGCCGATGGCCGCGAGCTTCTACGGCGGCACCGGCCTGCTGATTGTGGTGAGCGTCGTGCTGGACCTCGTCCAGAAGATCGACAGCCACCTCGTCATGCGGAACTACCCGGGTCTGCTGGACGCGGAGAACTGA
- the map gene encoding type I methionyl aminopeptidase, which yields MPVTLKTAAELDRMRAAGAAVAACHDAVRAILKPGVTTRELDDAVWRAMRQRGGSPLFLGFPNGDGDGPPFPAVTCISVQDEVVHGIPGDRALKAGELVSVDVGVRLHGWCGDSGWTYAVGEPSAEHARLMDCGRESLAFALRELPRRKRWSEIAGPLAEIAAAAGFGVVKEFSGHGLGRTMHEEPEVPNYADDLRSNWDFDLVPGLTLAIEPMLTAGSPDVSVSDDDWWTVTTDDGSAAVHFEHTVALTERGVEILTAGVGEPLAL from the coding sequence ATGCCTGTTACCTTGAAGACCGCCGCCGAACTCGACCGCATGCGAGCGGCCGGGGCGGCGGTGGCGGCGTGTCACGACGCGGTGCGGGCGATTCTGAAGCCCGGCGTCACCACCCGTGAACTCGACGACGCCGTCTGGCGGGCGATGCGCCAACGCGGGGGCTCCCCGCTGTTTCTCGGCTTTCCAAACGGCGACGGCGACGGCCCCCCCTTCCCGGCCGTCACCTGCATCAGCGTGCAGGATGAAGTCGTGCACGGCATCCCCGGGGATCGGGCGTTGAAGGCCGGGGAGTTGGTTAGCGTGGACGTCGGCGTGCGGCTGCACGGGTGGTGCGGGGACAGCGGCTGGACCTACGCTGTGGGCGAGCCCTCCGCGGAACACGCCCGGCTGATGGACTGCGGCCGCGAGTCCCTGGCGTTCGCCCTGCGGGAGTTGCCGCGGCGCAAGCGCTGGAGCGAGATCGCAGGCCCGCTCGCGGAGATCGCCGCCGCCGCGGGGTTCGGGGTCGTCAAGGAGTTCAGCGGGCACGGCCTGGGCCGCACGATGCACGAGGAGCCGGAGGTCCCGAACTACGCGGACGATCTGCGCTCCAACTGGGACTTCGATCTGGTCCCCGGCCTGACGCTGGCGATCGAACCGATGCTGACCGCCGGTAGTCCGGACGTGAGCGTTTCCGACGACGACTGGTGGACGGTGACGACGGACGACGGCTCCGCCGCCGTACATTTCGAGCACACCGTCGCGCTGACGGAGCGCGGCGTGGAGATCCTGACCGCGGGCGTCGGCGAGCCGCTGGCGCTGTGA
- the rpmJ gene encoding 50S ribosomal protein L36 yields MKVRSSVKRICEACKVVRRKGRVYVICTANPRHKQRQG; encoded by the coding sequence ATGAAGGTTCGTTCCAGCGTCAAGCGTATCTGCGAAGCATGCAAGGTCGTGCGTCGCAAGGGGCGGGTGTACGTGATCTGCACCGCCAATCCCCGCCATAAGCAGCGTCAGGGTTAG
- the rpsM gene encoding 30S ribosomal protein S13, with amino-acid sequence MPRIQGVDIPTDKPAYISLSYLYGIGQHTAIQICEQLDLDPRVKAGEIGEEGISQINNLLDKSYTIEGALRRQVAGDISRLKEIGCYRGIRHRRGLPVRGQRTQTNARTRKGGKKTVAGKKGVKDMRH; translated from the coding sequence ATGCCGCGTATCCAGGGCGTCGACATTCCCACCGACAAGCCCGCGTACATCTCGCTGTCGTACCTGTACGGCATCGGTCAGCACACCGCGATTCAGATCTGCGAGCAGCTCGACCTCGATCCCCGCGTCAAGGCGGGCGAGATCGGCGAAGAGGGCATCTCCCAGATCAACAACCTGCTGGATAAGTCCTACACGATCGAGGGCGCCCTGCGGCGTCAGGTCGCCGGGGACATCTCCCGGTTGAAGGAGATCGGCTGCTATCGCGGCATTCGTCACCGTCGCGGCCTGCCGGTCCGCGGGCAGCGGACGCAGACCAACGCCCGCACCCGCAAGGGCGGCAAGAAGACCGTCGCCGGTAAGAAGGGCGTCAAGGATATGCGGCACTAA
- the rpsK gene encoding 30S ribosomal protein S11 gives MAKVKRKRVRRNVSRAVAHIKATFNNTTVTIADTNGDVLCWATAGTMNFKGSRKSTPYAAQRAAESCAERASKFGVKEMEVKVKGPGSGRESAITGLQIPGLSIKSIEDVTPLPHNGCRPPKKRRV, from the coding sequence GTGGCCAAAGTCAAACGCAAGCGTGTCCGTCGCAACGTCAGCCGGGCCGTGGCCCACATCAAGGCGACGTTCAACAACACCACGGTGACGATCGCCGATACCAACGGGGACGTTCTCTGCTGGGCGACGGCCGGCACGATGAACTTCAAGGGCTCCCGCAAGAGCACGCCCTACGCCGCCCAACGGGCCGCGGAGAGCTGCGCCGAGCGGGCCTCGAAGTTCGGCGTCAAGGAGATGGAGGTCAAAGTGAAGGGCCCCGGTAGCGGGCGCGAGAGCGCCATTACCGGGCTCCAGATTCCGGGGCTGTCCATCAAAAGCATCGAGGACGTCACCCCGCTGCCGCATAACGGCTGTCGCCCGCCCAAGAAGCGCCGCGTCTGA
- a CDS encoding DNA-directed RNA polymerase subunit alpha: MRIRWRGLELPSSVTSDRETLTDTYCAFHVEPFERGFGHTIGNSLRRILLSSLEGSAVSKVKIQGVQHEFSTIPGVLEDVTDICLNLKSLVVKNHSPAEKTLRIEKRGVGPVTGADVIGDDQVHVVNTDLHIATLTEDVSFVAEMAVNNGRGYVQAAEFYERDPEPGTIPLDAIFSPVTRVRYRIEETRVGQRTNYDRLILEVWTDGTITPEMALVEASKILRKHLNPFINYREPGPLMPPESGLRRMMDETGYSPVDQELEEKLNMSLAELELSVRATNCLESEGINSVRDLVTKNEDELLQVRNFGETTLVEVREQLQQHGLRLGMRVPART; encoded by the coding sequence ATGCGTATCCGCTGGCGCGGCCTCGAACTTCCCAGTAGCGTCACCTCCGATCGGGAGACGCTGACCGACACCTATTGCGCGTTCCACGTTGAGCCGTTCGAGCGCGGCTTCGGCCACACGATCGGCAACAGCCTCCGGCGGATCCTGCTGTCCAGCCTGGAGGGCTCCGCGGTCAGCAAGGTGAAGATCCAGGGCGTCCAGCACGAGTTCAGCACCATCCCCGGCGTCCTCGAGGACGTCACGGATATCTGCCTGAACCTGAAGAGCCTGGTGGTGAAGAACCACAGCCCGGCCGAGAAGACGCTGCGGATCGAGAAGCGCGGCGTCGGCCCGGTGACCGGGGCGGACGTGATCGGCGACGATCAGGTGCACGTCGTCAACACCGATCTGCACATCGCCACGCTGACCGAGGACGTCTCCTTCGTCGCCGAGATGGCCGTCAACAACGGCCGCGGCTACGTGCAGGCGGCCGAGTTCTACGAGCGGGACCCGGAACCCGGCACCATCCCGCTGGACGCCATCTTCAGCCCGGTCACCCGCGTGCGGTACCGGATCGAAGAGACCCGCGTCGGCCAGCGGACGAACTACGACCGCCTGATCCTGGAAGTCTGGACCGACGGCACCATCACCCCGGAGATGGCGCTGGTCGAGGCCTCCAAGATCCTCCGCAAGCACCTCAACCCGTTCATCAACTACCGCGAGCCCGGCCCGCTGATGCCGCCGGAAAGCGGCCTGCGGCGGATGATGGACGAGACCGGCTACAGCCCCGTCGATCAGGAGCTGGAGGAGAAGCTCAACATGAGCCTCGCCGAGCTGGAGCTGAGCGTCCGGGCGACGAACTGCCTCGAAAGCGAAGGCATCAACAGCGTCCGCGACCTCGTCACCAAGAACGAGGACGAGCTGCTGCAGGTCCGGAACTTCGGCGAGACGACCCTCGTCGAGGTCCGCGAACAGCTCCAGCAACACGGCCTGCGGCTGGGGATGCGCGTCCCCGCCCGCACCTGA
- a CDS encoding bL17 family ribosomal protein, with protein MRHRMRGRKLGRNASHRKAMFKNMASSLIRSVRPDEDDPGAPLVAGRIVTTTPKAKELRPFVEKLITIGKKARIAAAAAEEHATSAERGSAEWKQWREGEGWLKWTAARAPYVALRRRAFSKLRDEEAVDILFEELAERFESRPGGYTRIVRLAARRLGDGGEQALIEFVGEDDARSRSGRKRTAPVVRDDAPKVVADKKTAGPSSDEADASGPPPEAPETAEGKAAEGAAADEQPRNQPE; from the coding sequence ATGCGTCACCGCATGCGTGGCCGTAAACTCGGCCGGAACGCCTCGCACCGCAAAGCCATGTTTAAGAACATGGCGAGCAGCCTGATTCGCAGCGTGCGGCCCGACGAGGACGATCCCGGCGCCCCGTTGGTCGCCGGCCGGATCGTCACGACGACCCCCAAGGCCAAGGAACTGCGGCCGTTCGTGGAGAAGCTCATCACCATCGGCAAGAAGGCCCGGATCGCCGCCGCCGCCGCCGAGGAGCACGCCACCTCTGCGGAGCGGGGCTCCGCCGAGTGGAAGCAGTGGCGCGAGGGCGAAGGCTGGCTGAAGTGGACCGCCGCCCGGGCGCCGTACGTCGCCCTGCGGCGGCGGGCCTTCAGCAAGCTGCGGGACGAGGAAGCGGTCGACATTCTCTTCGAGGAACTGGCCGAGCGCTTTGAGAGCCGGCCCGGCGGCTACACCCGCATCGTGCGGCTGGCCGCCCGCCGGCTGGGCGACGGCGGCGAGCAGGCCCTGATCGAGTTCGTCGGCGAGGACGACGCCCGCAGCCGCTCCGGCCGCAAGCGGACCGCCCCGGTCGTTCGTGACGACGCCCCCAAGGTCGTCGCCGACAAGAAGACTGCCGGACCTTCGAGCGACGAGGCGGACGCCTCCGGCCCGCCGCCGGAAGCCCCGGAGACCGCCGAGGGCAAGGCCGCCGAGGGCGCCGCCGCCGACGAGCAGCCGCGGAACCAGCCGGAGTAA
- a CDS encoding putative metallopeptidase, translating to MPTPPRRRLRIDRGARTPVGSKSQAEPFDFTLAMRRLCEDVCDSLPEFAHIDMRRVAVTFAQAKKRVPHGLQAKLTPLRFEDGATTTVRRGVTYAAPTLHDGQVELLYVLTFYLPRFLDHTPQEKLTTVLHELHHVSPDFNGDIRRFPGRCYAHSHSQAQYDAEMAILADRYLEHGPPGWVDRFLGSRFADLKSRHGAVVGLKLPIPKLIPVGRV from the coding sequence GTGCCCACGCCGCCGCGTCGCCGCCTGCGGATCGATCGCGGAGCGAGGACGCCCGTGGGGTCGAAGTCGCAGGCGGAGCCGTTCGACTTCACCCTCGCGATGCGCCGTCTGTGCGAGGACGTCTGCGACAGCCTGCCGGAGTTCGCCCACATCGACATGCGGCGGGTCGCGGTGACCTTCGCCCAGGCGAAGAAGCGGGTGCCGCACGGGTTGCAGGCCAAGCTGACCCCGCTGCGGTTTGAGGACGGGGCGACGACGACGGTCCGCCGCGGCGTGACCTACGCCGCCCCGACGCTGCACGACGGGCAGGTCGAACTGCTGTACGTGCTGACGTTCTATCTGCCGCGGTTCCTCGACCACACGCCGCAGGAAAAGCTGACGACGGTGCTGCACGAGTTGCACCACGTCAGCCCGGACTTCAACGGCGACATCCGCCGCTTCCCCGGGCGGTGCTACGCCCATTCGCACTCGCAGGCCCAGTACGACGCGGAGATGGCGATCCTCGCCGACCGCTACCTGGAGCACGGCCCGCCGGGCTGGGTGGACCGCTTCCTCGGCAGCCGGTTCGCCGACCTGAAATCCCGCCACGGCGCCGTGGTGGGGTTGAAGCTGCCGATCCCGAAGCTGATCCCGGTGGGGCGGGTTTGA
- a CDS encoding polyprenol monophosphomannose synthase gives MTDAPAAGDAGSQATRGRTLVVLCTYNERENVPTLIDGVLAVDERLDVRVVDDDSPDGTAAAVEERFAANPRVSVVVRRGERGLGTATLTGLRGAVADGYDAAVTMDADWSHHPRHLPALLALLDEYDVAIGSRYVPGGAIEGWPWRRHLMSRAINVYSRAALGLRQRDCSGAFRAFRTELLERVDFDAVRSTGYAFMEEFLYRCVVAGARVAETPVTFVDRVEGSSKINGREALAALWTLGRVGLEERRRPPVQRPATAARGASRG, from the coding sequence TTGACCGACGCTCCGGCCGCCGGCGACGCCGGCTCACAGGCGACGCGCGGCCGGACGCTGGTCGTTCTCTGCACCTATAACGAACGGGAGAACGTCCCGACCCTGATCGACGGCGTGCTCGCCGTCGACGAGCGGCTGGACGTGCGCGTCGTGGACGACGACTCCCCGGACGGTACCGCCGCAGCCGTGGAAGAACGCTTCGCAGCGAACCCGCGGGTCTCCGTCGTGGTGCGGCGGGGCGAACGCGGCCTCGGCACGGCGACGCTCACCGGGCTCCGCGGCGCCGTCGCCGACGGTTACGACGCCGCGGTCACCATGGACGCCGACTGGTCCCACCACCCCCGCCACTTGCCGGCGCTGCTCGCCCTGCTGGACGAGTACGACGTGGCGATCGGCAGCCGGTACGTCCCCGGCGGGGCGATCGAGGGTTGGCCGTGGCGCCGGCACCTGATGAGCCGGGCGATCAACGTTTATAGTCGGGCGGCGCTCGGGCTCCGGCAGCGGGATTGCAGCGGCGCCTTCCGGGCCTTCCGCACGGAACTGCTGGAACGGGTCGACTTCGACGCCGTCCGCTCCACCGGCTATGCCTTCATGGAGGAGTTTTTGTATCGCTGCGTCGTGGCGGGGGCCCGCGTGGCCGAAACGCCGGTGACCTTTGTCGACCGGGTGGAGGGAAGCTCCAAGATCAACGGCCGGGAAGCCCTCGCCGCCCTCTGGACGCTCGGCCGGGTCGGCCTGGAAGAACGCCGCCGCCCACCGGTGCAACGCCCCGCCACGGCAGCCCGAGGCGCAAGCCGGGGTTGA
- a CDS encoding tetratricopeptide repeat protein encodes MNPLLWSRPLFAAAALSAVAWGLTGGTAEAQRTGITGSLPDSHPMKDGGTGEGAFGATGSFSRGGGLGGFGGSLSGGGFSNGGGFYSGGLGYRGVGYRGLGYGYGYGGLGYGYGGPAYYPYGIGNYANPVVGLGPGGAYLAPGPVPYYGYGLNLGTNYLGYPAYGGNYTNFGGNPNAFMMGPHRNPGFGWATGGGGAAIGPELPAGAGPNPALDEAWREQADRWRAPIDLGDAGPAPNEPRPADERELAEALRDERAGDEAFGRLDYRKALAHYRRAAASAPTRGEPLYRAAFARVALGQFVPAAEDLRRALSLNPSLPETGPSLRELFGSDHSIARTAALGGVADWTRQDVRDPDRLFLLGAVMHANDDDRAREIFEAAWRLTGGRPHLRPYLDPVQVEYQAPAPTGSMDQRAADDGAADDLLIGPPPTPAPAASDASVTEAPPALAAPEPDAADAQTTTDDGSTF; translated from the coding sequence ATGAACCCCCTCCTTTGGTCCCGTCCGCTGTTTGCGGCCGCGGCGCTCTCGGCCGTCGCGTGGGGCCTGACGGGGGGCACGGCGGAGGCTCAGCGGACCGGCATCACCGGCTCCCTGCCGGACAGCCACCCGATGAAGGACGGCGGCACCGGCGAAGGAGCCTTCGGCGCCACCGGCTCCTTCTCCCGCGGCGGGGGACTTGGCGGTTTCGGCGGCAGCCTCTCGGGCGGCGGTTTCTCCAACGGCGGCGGGTTCTATAGCGGCGGACTGGGCTACCGTGGCGTGGGCTATCGGGGCTTGGGATACGGCTACGGTTACGGCGGCCTGGGCTACGGATACGGCGGGCCGGCCTATTACCCCTATGGAATCGGCAACTACGCCAACCCGGTGGTCGGGCTGGGGCCGGGCGGGGCGTACCTCGCCCCCGGTCCCGTGCCGTATTACGGCTACGGATTGAACCTCGGGACTAACTACCTCGGCTATCCGGCGTACGGCGGGAACTACACGAACTTCGGCGGGAACCCCAATGCCTTCATGATGGGCCCGCACCGCAATCCCGGCTTCGGCTGGGCCACAGGCGGCGGCGGGGCGGCAATTGGCCCGGAACTGCCCGCGGGCGCCGGCCCGAACCCGGCCCTGGACGAAGCCTGGCGTGAACAGGCCGACCGCTGGCGGGCGCCGATCGACCTCGGCGACGCCGGCCCCGCCCCGAACGAACCCCGCCCCGCCGACGAACGGGAACTCGCCGAAGCCCTCCGCGACGAGCGGGCCGGCGACGAGGCCTTCGGCCGGCTCGACTACCGCAAGGCGCTCGCCCACTACCGCCGGGCCGCCGCCTCCGCCCCGACCCGGGGCGAACCGCTCTACCGGGCCGCCTTCGCCCGCGTCGCCCTCGGCCAGTTCGTCCCCGCCGCCGAGGACCTCCGGCGCGCGCTCTCGCTGAACCCCTCGCTGCCGGAGACCGGGCCGTCGCTGCGGGAGCTGTTCGGCTCCGACCACTCCATCGCCCGTACCGCCGCCCTCGGCGGCGTCGCCGACTGGACCCGCCAAGACGTCCGGGACCCCGACCGCCTGTTCCTGCTCGGCGCTGTGATGCACGCCAACGACGACGACCGGGCCCGCGAGATCTTCGAGGCCGCCTGGCGCCTCACCGGCGGTCGCCCCCACCTGCGGCCGTACCTCGATCCCGTGCAGGTCGAATATCAGGCCCCGGCCCCGACCGGCTCCATGGACCAGCGTGCCGCGGACGACGGCGCCGCGGACGACCTGCTGATCGGCCCGCCCCCCACGCCCGCCCCCGCCGCGTCGGACGCATCCGTCACGGAGGCGCCCCCGGCGCTGGCAGCGCCCGAGCCGGACGCGGCGGACGCTCAGACGACGACCGACGACGGATCGACCTTTTGA